A genomic stretch from Helianthus annuus cultivar XRQ/B chromosome 1, HanXRQr2.0-SUNRISE, whole genome shotgun sequence includes:
- the LOC110922767 gene encoding clathrin interactor EPSIN 2, whose amino-acid sequence MKKAFDQTVRDLKRGVNKKVLKVPSIEQKVLDATSNETWGPHGSLLADIAIASRNHHEYQMIMSILWKRVNDTGKNWRHVYKGLTVLEYLVANGSERVIDEIREHSYQIKSLSDFQYLDHHGKDQGNNVRKKSQNLLALVNDKEKITEVRQKAAANWDKFHNTSGSAKYRPGSYPGAGGYDDDRFEGRYGDRNGNGYGYGRESDGYRYGEERYGRDQYRDDEYRGRRSVDGDSYDRRSRSSDDRERAYGDEGQYSSRQFEQKSPEQNLGVPPSYEDAVASGRSPNYNERDGETKSVSPPPVTASHETTVSSAPPAAPAAIPPPVAAAPSPAAAAPPSSAAATPPLPVSASNNETNGFDEFDPRGSFGSFPAPPPTSGNTETDLFGSSSDPFSLNSLALALVPVSTPTSEPDAPGQSQTFVAASSASTGPTQPFDDPFGDGPFRAAPSTNGFSAPPQSTTAVGQSVEPPQSAALAPNSVNNAGYGGFDPNTDFLADLLPPSGPSQTSFPGQPNPTSFQSTLPGQPTPHQESQPPPQQGFQPQGGQFMPQPGFPPHGGQTMGLGGFPSQTGYGYPGSNGQPTYQSSSTPVPPVAQATATSSFYQPPQVQSGNGSALNASTGALVIVPQEPAKFETKSTVWADTLNRGLVNLNIAGSKTNPLSDIGVDFEALNRKDKRMEKPSAAAVTSTTTMGKAMGSGSGIGRAGAGALRPQPNPMMGPSMAGPGYGGMNQPMGQFQMQPPSAGYMPPGAYNPMMGRGGGYGQQPYGGGYGYR is encoded by the exons ATGAAGAAGGCCTTTGATCAAACTGTCAGGGATCT TAAGAGAGGAGTTAACAAGAAAGTTCTTAAAGTTCCTTCAATAGAACAAAAG GTTCTTGATGCTACTAGTAACGAGACATGGGGTCCCCATGGATCGCTTCTCGCTGATATCGCAATTGCTTCACGAAACCA TCATGAATACCAAATGATCATGTCAATCTTATGGAAGCGTGTGAACGATACCGGAAAAAATTGGCGCCACGTGTACAAG GGTTTGACTGTTCTTGAATATCTTGTAGCAAACGGGTCAGAGCGTGTCATAGATGAAATTAGGGAACATTCTTACCAGATAAAG TCCCTGTCAGATTTTCAGTATCTCGATCATCACGGAAAAGATCAGGGGAACAACGTTAGGAAGAAATCGCAAAACCTTTTGGCTCTCGTGAATGATAAAGAAAAGATAACTGAAGTTCGGCAGAAGGCTGCTGCCAACTGGGACAA GTTTCACAACACATCGGGAAGCGCGAAATACAGGCCCGGATCATATCCGGGTGCGGGAGGTTATGATGATGATCGATTTGAAGGTCGTTATGGAGACCGTAATGGGAATGGGTATGGGTATGGGAGAGAAAGCGATGGGTATCGTTATGGCGAAGAACGTTACGGTCGGGACCAATATAGGGATGATGAATACCGAGGTAGAAGGAGTGTTGATGGTGACAGTTACGACCGAAGAAGTAGAAGCTCTGATGACAGAGAGCGTGCTTATGGAGATGAGGGACAGTATTCTTCAAG GCAGTTTGAGCAAAAATCTCCTGAACAAAATCTCGGGGTACCTCCTAGTTATGAAGATGCTGTGGCTAGCGGTCGTAGTCCCAATTATAATGAGAG GGACGGAGAGACGAAATCTGTATCCCCACCACCTGTAACCGCCAGTCATGAAACCACAGTTTCTAGCGCCCCTCCGGCTGCTCCAGCAGCTATTCCGCCGCCAGTCGCCGCTGCTCCATCGCCAGCAGCCGCTGCACCTCCATCATCAGCAGCCGCCACACCTCCTTTACCCGTTTCCGCCTCGAACAATGAAACAAACGGGTTTGATGAGTTTGATCCTCGTGGTTCCTTCGGTTCATTTCCag CGCCCCCGCCAACATCGGGTAATACTGAAACCGATCTGTTTGGTTCTTCATCAGACCCGTTCTCTTTGAATTCATTGGCTCTTGCTCTCGTTCCCGTTTCGACTCCAACTTCTGAACCTGATGCTCCTGGTCAAAGTCAAACCTTTGTGGCCGCATCTTCGGCGTCCACTGGCCCTACCCAG CCGTTTGATGATCCTTTTGGTGACGGCCCGTTTAGAGCTGCCCCTTCTACAAATGGGTTTTCAGCACCTCCTCAGTCAACAACTGCCGTTGGTCAAAGCGTTGAACCACCGCAATCAGCTGCCCTCGCTCCGAACTCGGTTAATAACGCTGGATATGGCGGTTTTGACCCAAATACCGATTTTCTAGCGGATCTTCTTCCACCATCTGGACCTTCACAGACGAGTTTCCCAGGTCAACCTAACCCGACCTCTTTTCAGTCAACTCTACCTGGTCAACCTACACCGCATCAAGAAAGTCAACCTCCGCCACAACAGGGATTTCAACCTCAAGGCGGCCAATTCATGCCGCAGCCTGGTTTTCCACCTCACGGTGGTCAAACCATGGGTCTTGGTGGTTTCCCATCTCAAACGGGCTATGGTTATCCCGGTTCCAATGGTCAACCTACATATCAGAGTTCTTCGACTCCGGTTCCACCCGTGGCTCAAGCTACCGCCACTTCAAGTTTCTATCAACCGCCACAGGTTCAGTCCGGTAACGGTTCCGCCCTAAATGCTTCGACAGGTGCTCTTGTTATAGTTCCTCAAGAACCAGCCAAATTCGAGACCAAATCCACTGTGTGGGCCGATACGTTGAACCGCGGGCTCGTTAATCTGAATATAGCTGGAT cTAAAACAAACCCGTTGTCGGACATTGGAGTCGACTTTGAAGCGTTGAATAGGAAGGATAAAAGAATGGAGAAACCAAGTGCAGCCGCGGTTACATCTACTACAACCATGGGTAAGGCCATGGGTTCGGGTTCTGGTATCGGACGTGCTGGTGCGGGTGCACTTAGACCCCAACCGAACCCCATGATGGGTCCCAGCATGGCTGGACCCGGTTATGGAGGCATGAACCAGCCCATGGGCCAATTCCAGATGCAGCCACCGTCAGCCGGATATATGCCACCTGGAGCTTACAACCCAATGATGGGACGTGGCGGTGGTTATGGTCAACAGCCGTATGGTGGTGGTTACGGTTACCGATAA